Proteins encoded within one genomic window of Thermodesulfobacteriota bacterium:
- a CDS encoding VOC family protein — MRKLKLIEMTTRVSPISKLSFLSFRLIPLSLVLVLLSSIAVSPWPSPAWSEQQTDKTMVKAVDTIGMTVSDMDRSIDFYTNVLPFEKVSDVEVWGSEYEQLQGIFGIRMRVVRLKLGDQFIELTEYLTPKGRPVPIESRSNDKWFQHIAIVVNDMDNAYEHLRKHKVQHASTAPQRLPDWNKAAAGIKAFYFKDPDGHNLEIIYFPPGKGDPKWQVPPGKLFMGIDHTAIVVSDTAQSLKFYRDIMGTKVKGDSENYGTEQEHLNNVFGAHLQITGLRSPMGPGIEFLEYISPGDGRPIPVDERANDIMHWETTLVVDDLDDAVKQIREGDYKFVSSGVVEVPENKLGFRKGVLVRDPDGHVIRIVEK, encoded by the coding sequence ATGAGGAAGCTCAAACTAATTGAAATGACAACTCGAGTATCACCTATATCCAAACTGTCTTTTCTATCATTTCGTTTGATTCCTCTCTCTTTAGTACTCGTTCTCTTGTCTTCAATCGCGGTCAGTCCGTGGCCCTCCCCTGCTTGGTCAGAGCAGCAAACCGACAAAACGATGGTGAAGGCCGTTGATACCATCGGAATGACGGTCTCCGACATGGATCGCTCCATCGATTTCTATACCAATGTTCTTCCTTTCGAAAAGGTTTCGGATGTTGAGGTCTGGGGATCCGAGTACGAGCAACTTCAGGGGATCTTTGGCATCCGTATGCGTGTAGTACGTTTGAAGCTGGGAGATCAGTTTATCGAGTTAACCGAATATCTGACTCCGAAGGGAAGGCCCGTACCGATCGAGTCTCGAAGCAATGATAAATGGTTTCAGCATATAGCAATTGTGGTGAATGACATGGATAATGCATATGAACATCTGCGCAAACACAAAGTGCAGCACGCTTCTACTGCCCCTCAGAGACTTCCAGACTGGAATAAAGCCGCTGCCGGAATAAAGGCCTTTTATTTTAAGGACCCCGACGGTCATAATCTCGAGATCATATACTTCCCTCCCGGAAAAGGAGATCCAAAATGGCAAGTACCCCCTGGCAAATTATTCATGGGGATAGATCATACGGCTATTGTTGTAAGCGATACAGCTCAAAGCCTCAAGTTTTACCGAGACATAATGGGGACTAAGGTTAAGGGTGATAGTGAAAATTATGGAACAGAACAGGAGCATTTGAATAACGTATTCGGAGCGCATCTGCAGATAACTGGTCTGCGCAGTCCGATGGGGCCGGGGATCGAATTTCTGGAATATATCTCACCCGGCGATGGACGGCCAATTCCGGTTGACGAACGCGCAAACGATATAATGCATTGGGAGACAACTCTGGTAGTAGATGACTTAGATGATGCAGTTAAGCAAATCAGAGAAGGAGATTACAAATTTGTCTCATCCGGAGTCGTGGAAGTTCCGGAGAATAAACTTGGTTTTAGAAAGGGAGTTCTAGTTCGTGACCCTGACGGTCACGTTATCAGAATAGTTGAGAAATAA